Below is a window of Vulpes vulpes isolate BD-2025 chromosome 14, VulVul3, whole genome shotgun sequence DNA.
GAACTTCTGAGTTCCACTTAAAATCTATTTACTTTGTGATGTCTGTGATTCATGGAAATGGAGATGTGAAAAAGGTATTTGGAAGCACAAACTCACAGGACATGTCTGGAATGGAAATGAAAGTGTGAGAGATGGTAGCATGAAGATGGGGAGGAAAGTCAGGGAGCACAGGGCCAATGGCTGAGCCCTGAAGGATTGTCACATACAAGTGTAGTGGAGGAAGGCGGGAAAAGGAGGGAACCTCGGGTGAGAGTGGCGATTGAAAAGCCCGAGGAGAACATGTGCAGGGCGGAGGAAGCCCCCAGAAGAAGGAGATGCTTCTGCCTCTGATGTTGACATTTTTGGgttcaataaatgtaaaaaaagaacagagcctAACAGGCACTAGGGTCACTGAAAGGGTGTTttggtatgtttttattttttattattattttcttggtatgtttttaaaaccatttattatgtatatatttaagaatttatttttatttatttttttaaagatttcatttatttattcatcagagagagagagagagagagaaagagagaggcagagacacaagcagagggagaaaccggctccatgccaggagcccaacatgggactcaatcccgggtctccaggatcatgccctgggctgaaggcagcgctaaaccactgagccaccagggctgccctatttaagaatttattcttaagtaatctctactcccaaaatgggctcagactcacaaccccgagatcaggagtcgcatgctcctcccactgagccagccagggacccctaaaaaccttatattttgaaataatttccaaCTTTCAGAAAAGTAAACATGCTTCCATTACAAGTTGTCATTTTACTTCATTTGCTTTATCACTCTCTCTTTATTTCctctgtatatattatttttcttcaaaccaTTTGAGAGTAAATTGCAGATATGTGCCCTTACCTTTAAATACTTCGGTGTGTATTTTCTGGAAACAAGGATATTCTCTTACACACAAATCAGTAAGTTAGTATTGATTGAATGTCATTATCAAATCCAGCAGCTCTCAAAGTGTTCCTTGAGAGGACCCATGATTTccaactatttttataataatatatagacaatatttgcctttttcacttttaCTCCACCAGGAGGGTACAATGGGGGTTTCTAGAGATTCCATGGTGTATAATGACCTCATTGCTCTAATGTTAACATATAATGaattcattattgtttttaaatgttttataagtCAATATTTAACAATTTTCTTAGTTGTAATTTCTAATACAGCAAATCTCTTTAGAAATAACCTAGATAAGCAAAAGCTATTTGGGgtgttcaataatttttaagaatgtaaagggACATTGAGATCAAAATGCTGATTTAATGTAAACAAATTCCTAACCTTAAGTTTTTCTCACTCTTAGGGTTGCTGGCTGGATCTGACAATTAAGCTGAcaaagattaacaggagaaaagtacACAAATTTATTTAGGTTTTACATGAAAATGACTTGAAGAAACAGACCTGTGCATTATGCTATttttgatgatgagtgatgatgaacTTCATGGAGGAATATAATAAGTCggagtgggcagcccaggtggctcagtggtttagtgcctgccttcagcccagggcgtgatcctggagacttgggatcgagtcccgcatcggactccctgcatgaggcctgcttctccctctgcctgtctctcatgaataaataaataagatattttttaaaaaagttaataggTCAAGGACTTTGACATAAACATAGTACACTGGGGAAACAGCAATACCTGTTTGTTCTTGCCATCCCCTTGTCTTTGCAGATCTCGGTGTGTAGGGGAAGGCAGTTCTCACTCAAGGGTTTATGACTTGTTTTAAGGGAGAAGGGTCGGGGGAAGTTCAGAGTGACTTTCCTGATCCTCTGCTTTCTCAGGCTCCCTTAGGTTACAGTATTCAAGATGCCAAGGTGCCATATTTTGGGGTAGCGTGTTTTGAATGTCATCACTCCACATCTACTAATACTATGAGAGGGCTTTGAGAAAAAGGCACACTGAAGGcgcttatttattttgaaattttatttatttgagagagaacatgagagagaggagaggcagatgggGAGGCAGACTCCCAGCTGGGCAGGGAACGCACGTAGGGcactatcccaggatcctgagatggggacctgagctgagaagatgcttaacggactgagctaACCAGGTGGCCCCGGAAAGAGGCTTATTTTTATCAGTGATAGTAATTCGTTAGGGTAATATTTGCACAGTCCTTTGAGGctttcaaatgatttttacaCAATTTTACTTAAACCTCCTAACAACCCTGCGTGGGGGGAGCTGCTAAGTACTGTATCAGAGGAATAAGAATCACAGACTCCTAGATCTCTGCTCTATCATGGCATGGTTGAATCATATGAATCCTTGCATACCGTAGTtaagtgattatttaaaaaaaatttaaaaaagattttatttacttattcatgagagacacagagagagagaggcagagacacagggagagggagaagcaggctccatgcagggagaccgacgtgggacttgatccggggtccccaggatcacaccctgggctgcaggcggcgccaaaccactgcaccaccagggctgcccttaaaattaaaaaaaaaaaaacaaacttattttatttattcatgagagacagagagaggcagagacacaggcagagggagaagcaggctccctgcagggagctgggtgcgggactcgattccatgaccccggaatcacgacctgggctaaaggcagacgctcaactgctgaaccacctggtgCACTTAAATGGCTATTTTAGGCAGCAGATTCTGCTCTGCCTGGTTTCTGAGAAGCCACTGAGGCAGGAAGACAAGGGAAAAGGAACTTGCACGGGAACAGAGGGGCCGAAGGGTGGAAGGAGGACGACAGGATTAGGATTCAGGACAAAGCTGGGATTTAGGGATGATTGGCTCCTCCATCGGGGATGCGAGAAACATCTGGTCCAGAACCCGCGGTTGGGGCGCGATCTGGGTGGGGGTCTCCGTGCGGCGGGgcaggcccgggggcggggcctacCTCCAGGGGCGTGGCCTGAGGGGGCGGGGCCAACCAGTGGGTGGGCGTGGCCGGCGTGGGCGCGCCGCCGCGAGCGGGGTCCGTCGGGGCTGTCGCCGCGCTTCCCGGTGTCACCCGCAGAGGGCGCCGGCCGCCACGCCGCGCGCAGAGTCGCGAGGCCGGAAGAGCGCGGCGCCGCCCGActcgccgcagccgccgccgccgccgccatgaAAGCCGTGGTGCAGCGCGTCACCCGGGCCAGCGTCACAGGTCAgtcgggcggggccggggccgggccgcgcCGGGCCGGGAGGAGCCACCCCTGACCCCGCGCCCGCAGCCCGcgcccgccgtccccccgcccccggagggcGCCCGGCGCCGTCCCCGGCGGGCGCGGCCCCCgcagccctgaggccccgggcgggtCCGGGCGCCCCGCGGCCGCAGAGCTGCCCACGTGCCCCGGGGCCCGGCCGAGGGTCCTGCCGCGGGCCACGGTCAGCGCGcctcttcattgtcttttttctttctctggccccGGGTGCCGGGTGGCAGAACCTCCGAGCATCCCCGTGGCCGCCTCAGGTGGAGCGTGGCGCAAACCACACGCAGGCAGCGTTTCCGGAGCGagggcccccgccccgccctccagCGTTTGGTTTAGCTCTCCCCTGTGCGCCCATTGTGCACGGGTCTGAAGAGTTGTGCGTCGCGCGGAGTTGTGACAGTTGTGCCCCCCACgtgcccggcccggcccggcccagcccggcccagcccagcccggccgccgccccctgccgccccctaccccgcccgccgcccgccgccccctgccgccccctgccccgcccggccgccgcccgccgcccgccgcccgccgcccacAGGATTCCGGGGAAACGTCTCCCGTGGCCCCCGTTCTGGCGGGCCAAGCCCTCCACAGTCACGTAGTCACTGCTGGGCCGCTGCAGCCTGGTTCGAACCTCAGGGACCCAGATGATTGGTCGTTTCAAAAAGTCAAACCGAGAtaagtcaaaaaatttttttaatgactgatcTTAGATTtgtcttccagtctttttttttttttctcctttctcagaaTTATAGTGTTGTCTCTGTCCAAGTAATTCCAGATATCCAGATATCCTTTTCTTGAGCCAGGCTACACCAAGTATGTGTTCTTGCGTCCACACAggtataaatctaaaaacaaagcaacaaaatcCCCTAAAGAAACAACCAGACCCAGCAAAACCATGTATTTAGATCAGAGAGTCTACTCTTCAACTCTGCCTAATGATGTCTGAGCTGTTAACTGGCTTTGGATATGGTCCTGGAGTAATAGGGAACAGAAGAGCTTTGGGATTTACgggattttaaaacaaaggtttTTTGGCCTTTCAGTTAatatttaagttaattaaaaccGAGGAAATTCATAGATGTGaaggtgttttgcttttttgagcAAAATCACATTTCGCTCTATGTGGTCATCACCAACAACAAGTGAACTTTGAGGAATTTAACTTCTAATCTTCTGTCGAACTCTATTCTGATGATTTGGAATCTTGAGAACACGTATTTTGTGAGATTTGCTGAATAATTTTAGTGATTTTAGTTTACtgtttaaatactatttaaattGTATGCTTTTAGTTAAAAACCAGCAAACCTGCATATTAAAAAAGATAAGGGTATTAATTGTAGGAAGGTgtcaaataaaatggaattctcTCTCAGTGCTGGAGGGACTTTCACATTAGCCAGGCCTTCTAATTGAACCGTAATGGAAAGATTTTCTGACTCTTTTAGAATGTGACTGGCTTCACTGAAATGTGGCTGTACATGAATGGCATTTTATTACAGGGATTCTAAGATGCCACTTTCGATTTTATGGTTGGGACAGAGTACAATATCAGGAGTCATATTTTATTATGTGGCAGACGCACTTAATGAGATTGGTCAAGCACATTTTGATGCTTTGGCATGGCTATTGtgataatctaattttaaaagctttattatgGGACATttcaaacatattctttttttttttttaagattttatttattcatgagacacacacccacacccacacacacacacacacatacacacagaggcagagacacaggcagagagagaaacaggctccatgaaggaagcccaacgtgggactctatcccgggaccccagaatcacaccctgggccaaaagcagactctcaaccactgagccatccagggattccctcaaACATATTCATTTAGTTAGTTACACAGGCAGCAAGGTGTGGTAATTCCCATGTCCCATCATTCAGCTTCAACAGCTAAAATCTGAATGGAATCACAGAATGTTGGGAAGAGGATCTAAAGTGGGTTTGAATGAGTTAATTTCAGAGATTATGAATTCTTGAAGAAGTCagtggtgggcacctgggtggctcagtggttgagcggctgcctttggcctagggcgtggttctggagacctggaatcgagtccggtaacaggctccctgcgtggagcctgcttctccctctgtctctgtgtgtgtctctctctgtgtctctcatgaataaataaataaaatattaaaaaaaaaaaaacaaagaaaagaaagaagaggccaGTGGTGATGATGGTATACATGGGAAATTGACCAAATATCTCAGGTCTTTTCTAGCCCTGTGATCTGTTGTCTAAAATGGCGATTCTCAAGTTTTTTCCCTTGGGAATCCATTTGTCTATAATAAAAGATCCCTTTGGACCTCCTGGTTCTTATACTTGTACCTGGAGGTGGAGAgcaaaactattccaaaataagaGAGCAAACTCACATATAGGCTTTGGGGCATAATTTGTTTCTTATTAAGACAAgtaatacattataaaaatgttgaaactgttcaatttttttttttttaagatttctttgagagagagcttgagcagggggagaggcagagggagtgggagaagcaggctccctgatgcacAGGGAGAGCCCCctgccaggcttgatcccaggaccttggaaccatgacctgaggccaaggcagatgcttaactgactgagccacccaggcatccgcctttttaaaaatatatatatatttttaaatattttacttatttgaaagaacaCACacgagagtggcagagggaaagcatGAAACTCTTCAGATAGTGATTTGAATCACTTTGAATagtgattctttttttagaatCTGTTCTGAGAATACTAATTGTAGGAAAGGATTtggagggatgaataggcagaGCAAGGAGGATTCTAAgagcagtgaaactactctgtaggATACTGTAATGGTGGGTACATGTTATTGTATATTTGTCCAAATCTATAGAATGTacatcaagagtgaaccctaatgtaaactatggacttagAGTGGTAATGATGTGTCATTGTAGGTTCATCGGTTGTAAAAAAATGTACCCCTGTGGTGGAGAAGCTATGCATTTATGGGGGCAGTGAgtaccccctttttcttttttttagagagaggaggtggagcagaggcagagagaatcttaagcaggctctacacccagtacagagcccaatgcggggctccatctcctgaccctgaggtcatggcttgagtggaaatcaagaataggacatttaaccgactgagccaccgggtgtcctgaatctctgtatctttgctcaattctgctgtgaacctaaaaatgCTCAAAAATGAAAGTCTAATGTCTAGTATATAAAGATTTTCCCCACAGTGTTATTTATTGAAGTGAGAATTTTGAAACAAACCATATATCTAGCCAAATGGGATGATTAGTTGGTGCATTGGATAGAAGTAACTATTCAACTTGATGAGATGTGactatgaaaagatgtttagggggatccctgggtggcgcagcggtttggcgcctgcctttggcccagggcgcgatcctggagacccgggatcgaatcccacatcggctcccggtgcatggagcctgcttctccctctgcctgtgtctctgcttctctctctctctctctctgtgtgactatcataaataaattaaaaaaaaaatttaaaagaaaagatgtttaGGAAAAGTTTATAACATGAAAAATCCTTATACACTGTTAAGAGAAAAGATGAGACacaaaaatttatatacagtGTTATTATAGTAattgaaaacaaatatgaaaaccTGTAGATAgagaaaatatcaaaaggaagtcattaaaatattaaagtactcgtctttagggatccctgggtggcgcagtggtttggcgcctgcctttggcccagggcacgatcctggagacccgggatcgaatcccacatcaggctcccggtgcatggagcctgcttctccctccgcctgtgtctctgcctctctctctctctctctgtgactatcataaataaaaaaaaaaaaaaataataaagtactcgtctttggatgttctttttttcttcctgtttcttatattttccaaattttctgtgATGTGTATGCATTGATTTAATGGTGGGTATAATTCGATAACCATtacttttaagcttttaaaacatactgtagggaaaatttaagaaaataatattgatCTTGTAAGAAAACAATACTgatatatttaaagaacaaatgaagccagCTTTTTCTAAGGTGACACAAACAAGCCAACCACCCAATTGTTTACTGCTTATTTCAGATTAGATTCTTTCTGTTTCAGCTTCTGAGTCATTGGCACAAAGGACAGTAATCACTTATAGTCTATTATAAGCAAAACAGCACAGAAGAAAATAGTTCTTAgcataaaaagaagataaattagGCTTTATTGGTATTTGGGTTGGAATGGGTTGGTGCTGACACTCCCCTGGCGACTGCAGGTCAGGTGGTCCCTTGTCAGAggagtttttcattcttttcttagcTCGCAGGATATGACAACATGTTCCAATCCATGATGCCTTGTCAGATATATTTATAGATACTATTATCCAGCAGAAGCAAACTACAAGAAAATGACAGAGTCTGCCCTTTACTGATTGGAACATTAGGTTAATAGATGGTAAAATAACAAGACGTCAGTAATCTAATGAGATTTGACAAAAAGTTGGCCAAAAATTTTGAAAGTTAGaagattaatatttgaaatatggaTTTCGGTTCACCATCATGATGATGGATCTTGGCCTAAGAACTGTGCCAGCACTGAGATACTGCCTACTGGTAGTAGAGTGTACATTtgattataaatacatacacagatatttggaatatatgtatttagagatttattttttgtggATGAGGTGCATGATTAAGAGGGATTTGGAGGTCATTGACTTAGAATACAAATTAATAGATGTTTACTGACTTGAAgccttttatttacttaattatttttcaattttaaaagatttatttatttattttagagaaggaggagagggggcagaggagagggggagagagagagagtcttaagcagactccatgcagagcatGCAGCCCAATTTGGGtgttgatcccatgaccccaagatcaagactctgagccaaaaccaagagtcaagatGCTCAAGAGAGtcagccatgcaggcaccctgaagcttaacttttatttatttatttatttatttttgaagcttAACTTTTAAATAGCGGTTTTTATGTATAACATCTTCTTGGAGTaagtagaaaaattatttctttatttttcttacataaatatttattgtgtgatcTGTATATTGTGTTACCAAAGTTGCTGATTCCCAAGGAAAGCAGGCATTTCCTTTCTGAGAATTAATACAGTGGAATTGTATTCTTTGGGGAGGAAAACTCTGTTCTGTTTTTACAGATGAGCATGGAAAGTTTGAGGTGTCTGACCCAAGGTAACACAGATGAAAATGTGGCCCTAAAATTTAGCTTAATGGTTGTTCACTTAACAAGTCATTCATTccatggggtgtctgggtggctcagtggttgagtgtctgcctttggctcgggttgtgatcccaggaaccgggtattgagtcccacattgggttccctgtgggaaggctacttctccctctgtctgtgtgtctctgcctctctctgtgtctctcatgaataagtaaaatcttaaaaaaaacccaagtcaTTCATTCCAGATATAAAATCAGGATGGACATAAATCTTGataggctgggatccctgggtggcgcagcggtttggcgcctgcctttggcccagggcgcgatcctggagatccgggatcgaatcccgcgtcgggctcccggtgcatggagcctgcttctccctctgcctgtgtctctgcctctctctctctctctgtgactgaaaaaaataaataaaataaaaaaatctttaaaaaaaaaaatcttgataggCTTACTGCatttatgaaactttttttttttttgaagatttatttatgtatgatagacatagagacagagagaggcagagacacaggaggagggagaagcaggcccatgccgggagcctgatgtgggactcgatcccaggactccaggatcgcgccctgggccaaaggcagacgttaaaccgctgagccacccagggatcccctatgaaactttttaaaaaagattttatttaattattcataggagatacagagagagaggcagagacataggcagagggagaaacaggctccatgcagggaacccgatgtgggactccatcccgggaccccgggatcacgccctgagccaaaggcagacgctcaaccacggagccacccaggcgtccctgaaactcatttttaaatgccTACTCACTTTGCCAAAGTAATTATAAGAAGtacatgtgatttttaaacattcctGTGGTTACTTAAGAGCGTGTCATGGTACCTGTTTGGTTCTGAGtctcttttcacttttgtttcctttctagtTGGAGGAGAGCAAATAAGTGCTATTGGACGGGGCATCTGTGTGTTGCTGGGTATTTCTCTGGAAGATACACAGAAGGAACTGGAACACATGTACGAGGCGGATTTCTAGGTCATTGCTATTTGAATGGGATCTGTAGTGGTATAGACATTTACCTGtagatatctatatctgtatatttCTGTCTGCTTACCTACCTATCTAAACTCTATATatatgtggggtgcctgggtggtgcagtcagttaaatgaccgactcttggtttcagctcaggtcatgatctccatgttgtgagattgagccctgaattgggctccgtgctcagtgtggagtctgctttagattctttctccttctcccccttctgctcatgctctctctctctctcaaataaataaataaataaataaataaataaataaataaataaatctttaaaaaagttgcatatatatgtacactgGGAATTCCCTTCCATAGTATTTTGGTCCTGTGAAGTGAGCTGCTGTGACTTTTATCTGTGTTGGATTTGATGTAATATGGCTATCTCagtgttcctttcctttcctttctttcttttttttttttttttttttttttaagatttcttttatttattcacgagagacacagagagaggcagagacacaggcagagggagaagcaggctcttgcagggagcccgatgtgggactcagtctcagaaccccggatcatgacctgagccaaaggcagatgctcaaccactgagccacccaggtgcccctgtctccGTGTTTCAAATGAGGAGACCAAGGAAGTGTAATCTGTCCAGTGACACCCTGCTACATTAGCAGCAGAGCTGGAACTCAAAAGCCTCAGTAGCTATTTGGTCCTTTACCCATGAACCATTCTCATAACTTAGAACCAAACTTTTTTCTTATGAGTGTTTTCTGTTTCCAATTAGAGCAGTATGATCTGGGCActattatgtctttaaaaaaatgttcagttgTTCATTGGATGCATAGGATCTGGAGGTCAGacagttaaatgacttgcctaagaTCATGAACGTGTATATAGTAAAAAGCCTGAATTCAAATTAGAATCTAGACTACCTGACTTGAAAGCTGGTGCTCTTTCTGACTATGGTAGGGGAGATTGCCATTGCTTTCTCCTGACTGGCTCTCAGCACAGGCAGCCTCACCTGTCCCCATACTtaccctgcccctacccccagcACCACTTGGCACATTTGCTTTAGACTTGTGATCTGTGGATTCTGCCTGTTGGGGCCTATAGCTGGGTGTAATTCCATCCGATTGTCCCTGTTGTAGTAGGTTGAAAATCAGATTTGGAACCTAATTCCTTCTAAGGAATAAAtgttctctgcttctcttccttgtcACAGTGGCTGCTCTTTGTCATCCACATTTATAAGGAGGCCTTCCTAGGGCTTAAGAGGCATGGGACATAGTTGTCAGGGAGGCTTTTGCCAGGTCTTTTTGCATATTTGCAATAAGCATGTGTTTTCTCTAGGGTGTTTGCCCACTTCTTCATTTTGAGTAGTTCCAAGAAAGGATGTTAAAGCGGGATATCATTTATTTCAGTGTAAAGAttgaatttttcaattaaaaaaattgaacccACGTCTTGACATATCCACCAACCTGAAGGAGCAGTTGGTGGATGGTTGTTCTTAGCTCAGGTTTGCATGGGTAGCTGCTTGTGAATTGGAGGAActggccaaaaaaataaaaaataaaaaataaaaaaaaggaatcctaaaACAACCCTGTGAAGTAAGTCTGTTACTACctcatattacagatgaggaaactgaggcatagagtggataaataacttgcccaaggcccaGTAACTTCCTTCTTctgtctttatatatatgtaatacacatAACATTATGTCAACATTATGTCCTTGTTCGACAGGATGCTGGTAACACTTGGGGGTATGGAGAATGTTGGGGGGCTTATGATTCTTCAGATAGCTCTTGTCACTGTTTTCTCCCTCAGGGTCAGAAAGATTTTAAACCTGCGTGTGTTTGAGGATGAAAGTGGGAAGCACTGGTCGAAGAGTGTGATGGACAAACAGTACGAGGTGCTGTGCATCAGCCAGTTCACACTCCAGTGTGTCCTCAAGGGGAACAAGCCTGACTTCCACCTGGCAATGCCCACGGAGCAGGCAGAGAGTTTCTACAACAGCTTCCTGGAGCAGCTGCGGAAGACATACAGGCCGGAGCTCATCAAAGGTAGGCAGGAGGGCGAGCCCACCCAAGAAGAGAGTCTCTGGACACTTACAGctggaggaaaagagaatctgCAATTACAGCTACTCCTTTTCCAGAAAGTTTGTTGTTTGTGCTTATTACTTCCTTCAAACAGCATGCTAGTGCTGTGGTACGAGTCATCTGAATGCTCCTGATCCTGTTTACCCTTCTTTAGTCTTCTGTTCACATGTGGAATGTTTACCATCCCGGAAGTGTGTTTGATACAGTGGTGTTTAATTTTGTTTGCTTATCATGTCTGACAGGAAATATAATGCAAACCACAAATGTGAGCCACATGCCATTTTAAATTCCTAGTAGgcatattaaaaaagaagtaaaaagaaacaagtgaatttcatttaaaaatatattttatttaacctaatatatccaaaatagtaTGAGTTCACCtcataatcaatataaaaagttGATTGATagaattttcattccttttttggtGCTAAAGTTTTCTAAATCTTGGTGTGTAGTTTATACATACAGCCCATCTCAATTTTGACCCGGCACATTTCAAGTACCCGACACCTGTGTGTGCTTAATGGCTGTCAT
It encodes the following:
- the DTD1 gene encoding D-aminoacyl-tRNA deacylase 1 isoform X2, which translates into the protein MKAVVQRVTRASVTVGGEQISAIGRGICVLLGISLEDTQKELEHMVRKILNLRVFEDESGKHWSKSVMDKQYEVLCISQFTLQCVLKGNKPDFHLAMPTEQAESFYNSFLEQLRKTYRPELIKDGKFGTYMQVHIQNDGPVTIELESPAPGAATSDPKQCIIIGRNWILKNS
- the DTD1 gene encoding D-aminoacyl-tRNA deacylase 1 isoform X1, whose translation is MKAVVQRVTRASVTVGGEQISAIGRGICVLLGISLEDTQKELEHMVRKILNLRVFEDESGKHWSKSVMDKQYEVLCISQFTLQCVLKGNKPDFHLAMPTEQAESFYNSFLEQLRKTYRPELIKDGKFGTYMQVHIQNDGPVTIELESPAPGAATSDPKQLSKLEKQQQRKEKTRAKGPSESSKERNTPRKEDRSASSGAEGDVSSEREP